Proteins co-encoded in one Malus sylvestris chromosome 9, drMalSylv7.2, whole genome shotgun sequence genomic window:
- the LOC126583687 gene encoding uncharacterized protein LOC126583687 isoform X2 — translation MVSQNSSSAAAIGFSTTSSSGTYGESKRVWVWTESKQVMTAAVERGWNTFVFPSQSRELADEWSSIALIDTLFIEEGAILDGENRRVATMLEVANPKELELLQPEKALGENLVVDLLDWQVIPAENIVAAFQGSGKTVFAVSKTALEAQVFFEALEHGLGGVILKIEEVKALLDLKDYFDRRDEVSNILSLTKAVVNRVQVAGMGDRVCVDLCSLMRPGEGLLVGSFARGLFLVHSECLESNYIASRPFRVNAGPVHAYVAVPGGKTSYLSELKAGKEVILVDQKGHQRTAIVGRVKIETRPLILVEAKRDSDDQTFYSILVQNAETVALVCPSKERELQKTAIPVTSLKVGDEILVRLQGGARHTGIEIQEFIVEK, via the exons GGTTTTCCACGACGTCGTCTTCGGGGACGTACGGCGAGTCGAAGAGGGTGTGGGTGTGGACGGAGAGCAAGCAGGTCATGACGGCCGCCGTCGAGAGAGGCTGGAACACCTTCGTCTTCCCCTCTCAAAGCCGTGAACTTGCCGATGAGTGGTCCT CAATTGCATTGATAGATACTCTCTTTATCGAAGAGGGAGCGATTTTGGATGGTGAGAACAGAAGAGTTGCCACAATGCTTGAGGTCGCCAACCCCAAGGAGTTggagctgcttcaacccgaaaaAGCGCTTGGCGAAAATTTAGTTGTTGATTTGCTAGATTGGCAG gTCATACCTGCAGAGAATATAGTTGCTGCATTTCAAGGGAGTGGGAAAACAGTGTTTGCTGTTTCGAAAACCGCATTGGAAGCTCAAGTCTTCTTTGAG GCCCTCGAGCATGGTTTGGGTGGAGTTAtcttaaaaattgaagaagtAAAAGCTCTTCTCGACCTAAAG GACTATTTTGACAGAAGAGATGAAGTGAGCAACATATTGAGCCTGACAAAAGCCGTTGTAAATCGAGTCCAAGTAGCTGGAATGGGGGATCGAGTTTGCGTTGATCTCTGTAGTCTCATGAGGCCCGGGGAAGGACTACTT GTTGGCTCCTTTGCCAGAGGATTATTCCTCGTTCATTCGGAGTGCTTGGAATCAAATTACATTGCAAGCAGGCCTTTTCGTGTGAATGCG GGACCTGTGCATGCTTATGTTGCTGTTCCAGGCGGAAAAACGAGCTACCTCTCAGAATTGAAAGCAGGTAAGGAGGTGATCCTGGTTGATCAGAAAGGCCATCAACGAACAGCAATTGTTGGGCGTGTAAAGATAGAGACTAGACCGCTAATCCTTGTAGAGGCAAAG AGAGATTCGGATGATCAAACTTTCTACAGCATCCTTGTACAGAATGCGGAAACAGTTGCCTTGGTTTGTCCCTCCAAAG AACGCGAACTGCAAAAAACTGCAATCCCTGTGACTTCGCTTAAAGTTGGAGATGAAATTTTAGTTCGATTACAGGGAGGGGCTCGGCATACGGGAATTGAAATTCAAGAATTCATTGTGGAGAAATAA